The DNA region ATTCGCCCCGACTCTGATCCTACATCCACCGCTGTAGCTGCTGTTTGCTGCTGGCCACTACTGGCTGTAGGTTGCTCTACAGCACCTTCTAGGCGGAAATACTTCCCAAATCAACCATAATTTGGGCGGGGAAGAATTAGGCTCATTCCCGTTTGTGACAATGTCAGCACCATATAGGCTGGACTAAATAGGCGTTGGTGCCACTGAATGAAGTCTAAAAAGGCTAAATGGGTCTTTAATTCTCCGTTTCCAGTTGAAATAGGCTACTTTTATTCATGTTATTTAATTTCTCTTGTAGtctaaaatgtaacttttttttctttataaATAGCATACTAAAATATTATATTAAGCGCAGGTGCTCAATATGAAGCTCTGCTTCCGCGCATACTGAACGCAAAATAAGATGCTGCGCTGCTGTCCCCTCACAGTATCACTGTTATTCACCCCAGTCCTGAAGGTGGAGGCAAAGCAATATCGTAAACTACAACGTACTTCGTAGAATCATACGAGGAATCCCGCCTTCCTCTGCGTTTCTAAGAATTTCGTTGGCTGAACATCATCACGTGATGCCAACGTCCggccttaaaatatattttcctgtcCAAGAAACGTGAATTTGAGATAAACAAACGTTATATTTTATTTAGCTACGAAACGTTCGAATGTAGGTGGTGGTAGCCACATACATTTTACCATGGTGAAATGCGTGGTCCAGGGGTGTCCTAATCGAAGTGACACGAATAAAGGAGCGTTTCCGAATCGTCCTTTCAAGAGGTTTTTCAATTTTCCTAATGACCAGGCTCGGGTGAAAGTGTGGCTTGCCGCACTGCGAGAGACGGAGAAGGAGGATTCAACAGAGGAGCACAGAATATGTGAAGACCACTTTCTGACAGACCACATAACACCACGCGGAATAAGCGAGGATGCCATTCCTATCATGCCCCCGTACCTCGACGGGCCACTGAGTCTGATCAGCCCGTGGGGCGAGGACTCTTCTGACGAAGAGGAATTcgtggatgatgatgatgcttcGGCTATGCACGTGAGGATGCGCTCATCATCTTGACAGCTTTCTGACTGCATTCATTGTAGTCGTTTTAACTTTGAGCAACCCCTCTCTATGTGTATTTTATTTACAGAATGACGATGTTGAAGAAGAATATGATGAGAGTCAGGCCGAGACAGAACCATCTGCATCTAGGTAAGGTTGCAGCACTCTAGCCTGTATGTAGGATAAAAATTGCAATAGGCATTCATCCTTTTGTGTTTTTAACTACTGGCACACATGCATTGTGCACTTCTACACATCTCTCTAGGTGTATGAAAACAAGGCCTATTTAAGTGgttgtcatttttttaaatcctcttcACTCTAGGTTCCGTGAACTGGTTGAAGGCACCAAGACAAAGACAAGACAAGGTATGGGTAATCGTCTTTACTGAAAAATAATGTTGCTTCCGTGCCTTTGACAAAGActttatcccaaatggcaccctatctcctatatagtgcactacttttgaccagggcctttttaataaactatatagggaatagggtgccatttgggatgcaaataaTGTCAAATCAAAGTCTCTTTTTTTTGGCTTTGATGCAATGTTGTACCTTTTTCCTACTGTAGTCAGTGCTTCCACTGAACCCAAGCCAGTGTTACCGGACACCAGTAAGGGATTTGTCCGCCAGGATCTATCCCTGGCTCTGTTGACCAAGAAGTTCCTAAGGCTGATGAGTGGCGCCCCTCATGGTATCATGGACCTCAACCTCGCAGCACAGAACCTCCACACACGCAAACGGAGGGTATATGACATCACCAACTGCCTGGAGGGGATCAAGCTCATCCAGAAACAATCGGCCAACAAGATCAAGTGGATGTGAGTAATATATCTTCAACACACAGGCTCTTTGCCAGTCTGTGCTCCCGccttctgtgtttgtgtctgttttgACAGGATGTGTTCATGCGGgtttgtattcattaggcaccgaaTGGAATAAAACAGACTAAAATAggaagggactacctgaacttgtcctaTAAGAAAGACTCATTTTCATGTTCTGTTGCAAAACttttgtcaaatgttttctgttgcgTGCCCTGATGAATATGCAACCCCCAGGTCAACTTGCATGGTTGCAAGGGGTTGATCTGtggtttcctcctctccctccccagagGTCTGTGTCCAGTCACCAGTTTTGTTGGGCCGAAGCAGAGGCTTCAGCGGGAGCTGCAGAACCTGAAGACGGTGGAGGAGAGTCTGGATGCGCTCATCAAGACCTGTGCCCAGCAGCTCTTTGACATGACCGACAGTGTGGACAACATAGAATATCCTTTTAGAAAAGCATACAGTACATTTCACCTCTTACATGGGTTTCGATTCTCAAACCTTTTCCAGacgtgtgcacttgcacactcgcCATCATGGATTGAAAAGCATAGGCTTTGGCTGGAGGAAGTTTCCACCATTTGTGAAATCCATGTGAGAAAGTACAAGTGCAACTGTAAATGAATCTACGTTTCAGTTACAATCATCAGGAATGAACCATACTGTGCCCAAACATTGGTTCAGTTACCTCAGTGTCTACTAAAGTACAAGGGTGTTATGTATCCTGCTGTTGTATACTCTTTAACTCCCTCTGCACATTAGCCTACGTGACCCACAGTGACATCAGTGGTATCAAGGTGTTCCAGGAACAGACGGTCGTTGCCATCAAGGCCCCGGAAGAGACCAAGCTGGAGGTGCCAACACCCAAGGAGGTACAGTAAGCCCTGGAGGGCCAACCACAACCCTGCTTTAAGCATGAAAC from Salvelinus sp. IW2-2015 linkage group LG14, ASM291031v2, whole genome shotgun sequence includes:
- the e2f6 gene encoding transcription factor E2F6 — its product is MVKCVVQGCPNRSDTNKGAFPNRPFKRFFNFPNDQARVKVWLAALRETEKEDSTEEHRICEDHFLTDHITPRGISEDAIPIMPPYLDGPLSLISPWGEDSSDEEEFVDDDDASAMHNDDVEEEYDESQAETEPSASRFRELVEGTKTKTRQVSASTEPKPVLPDTSKGFVRQDLSLALLTKKFLRLMSGAPHGIMDLNLAAQNLHTRKRRVYDITNCLEGIKLIQKQSANKIKWIGLCPVTSFVGPKQRLQRELQNLKTVEESLDALIKTCAQQLFDMTDSVDNIELAYVTHSDISGIKVFQEQTVVAIKAPEETKLEVPTPKEDVIQIHLKGGRGPIKVLTCEMDGPQRATQGSGKTTGFLSLEESRIKTMLLHTGASASQNAVQSG